From Deltaproteobacteria bacterium, the proteins below share one genomic window:
- a CDS encoding DUF2635 domain-containing protein, whose protein sequence is MKVVAKKGTRCPMEGKPREYITDSVAVPVVDTVYYRRLVKDGSLIEEKEKVTSVKRTTEKKEEKKSTKKTNKGGK, encoded by the coding sequence ATGAAGGTAGTTGCAAAAAAAGGAACTCGATGTCCAATGGAAGGAAAGCCGAGAGAGTACATAACCGACAGTGTTGCTGTCCCTGTGGTAGATACGGTTTATTACAGGCGTCTTGTTAAAGACGGCTCTCTGATAGAAGAAAAAGAAAAGGTAACGTCCGTTAAAAGAACAACAGAAAAAAAAGAAGAAAAGAAATCAACTAAAAAAACGAATAAAGGGGGCAAGTAA